A genomic stretch from Arachis stenosperma cultivar V10309 chromosome 3, arast.V10309.gnm1.PFL2, whole genome shotgun sequence includes:
- the LOC130969088 gene encoding calmodulin-binding receptor kinase CaMRLK-like codes for MFSPLPPATVTTTLELMKPLYRFLIVAMAVFSVVESSKSISSCNTGSSSVEQRLVAKAFKSVSGFNASSSWFRKGVLLSNCSSQSHVISINLPSKNLSGTISWGYLINISNLQLLDLSGNSLQGRVPTWLWSTSSLRHLNLSNNRFGGSVVFSTTAFIQTLNLSHNRFTNWVVQHHQYQRYSSFFPNLKILDLSHNHLRTPLPSGFTNLTNLQYLDLSNNNLTGTFPSDFPPLNNLHFLNISFNRFNSTVSLNKFNKFGKAAFIHAGKNFTYTAITPTHSNNHSATTTPASQAIHTRYKHKHKHKTHIIIAVSCASSLAVIFIIWALLRVARKKKKERCKIKKWAISKAEDMMSGVMVEKSGPFEFETESGSTWVADLKEPCSAAVVMFEKPLMSLTFRDLIAATSHFGKESLLAEGRCGPLYRAVLPGDLHVVIKVLEHARDVDPRDSIAMFVDLSKLKHPNLLPLSGYCIAGKEKLVLYEFMANGDLGRWLHELPTGDTNVEDWTRDTWEIQNGVVEGSSEKMGWLTRHRIAVGIARGLAYLHHAGSKPVVHGHLVTSNILLADDFEPRISDFGLRGEPNPNCGTEGDVYCFGMVLMEMLTGKTGSEETVSAVRKAVREGEGVRVLEERLRVGGEWESEMVESLRVAYLCTAESPSKRPTMRQVLGLLKDISPNQPLTPS; via the exons ATGTTCTCTCCTCTCCCACCTGCCACGGTAACAACAACACTAGAACTCATGAAGCCCCTCTACAGATTCTTAATAGTAGCCATGGCGGTGTTTTCTGTGGTGGAATCTTCCAAATCTATATCTTCATGCAACACCGGCAGCAGTAGCGTAGAGCAGAGGCTGGTAGCAAAGGCTTTCAAGTCTGTATCTGGCTTCAACGCTTCGTCCTCCTGGTTCCGAAAAGGAGTATTACTTTCCAACTGTTCATCCCAATCTCATGTCATCAGCATAAACCTTCCATCCAAGAATCTCAGCGGAACCATCTCCTGGGGTTATCTCATCAACATCTCAAACCTCCAGCTTCTTGATCTCTCAGGGAATTCCTTACAAGGCCGTGTCCCAACTTGGTTATGGTCAACCTCATCCTTACGTCACCTAAACCTCTCCAACAACAGGTTTGGAGGTAGCGTCGTCTTCAGTACCACCGCCTTCATTCAAACGCTCAACCTCTCCCACAACAGGTTCACCAATTGGGTGGTCCAACACCACCAATATCAACGCTACTCTTCCTTCTTCCCAAACCTTAAAATCCTTGACCTCTCTCACAACCACTTAAGGACACCCCTCCCTTCAGGCTTCACCAACCTCACCAACCTTCAATACCTTGACTTATCAAACAACAACCTCACCGGAACTTTCCCTTCCGATTTTCCTCCACTCAACAACCTCCACTTCCTAAACATCTCCTTCAACCGCTTCAACTCAACCGTTAGCCTCAACAAGTTCAACAAATTCGGCAAAGCCGCCTTTATCCACGCTGGCAAGAATTTCACCTACACCGCCATTACTCCAACTCACAGCAACAACCATTCCGCAACTACCACCCCAGCCTCACAAGCCATTCACACAAGATACAAACACAAACACAAACACAAGACACACATTATTATCGCGGTTTCGTGTGCTTCTTCGTTAGCGGTTATTTTTATCATTTGGGCGCTACTACGCGTTGctaggaagaagaagaaagagcgTTGCAAGATTAAGAAATGGGCAATATCAAAAGCGGAGGACATGATGAGCGGCGTGATGGTGGAGAAATCAGGGCCGTTCGAGTTCGAGACTGAGTCAGGGTCCACGTGGGTGGCTGATCTGAAGGAACCATGTTCTGCAGCCGTGGTGATGTTCGAGAAGCCGTTGATGAGCCTGACCTTCAGGGACCTCATCGCTGCCACGTCACACTTCGGGAAGGAGTCACTCCTGGCGGAGGGCAGGTGTGGACCCCTCTACAGGGCTGTACTCCCCGGAGATCTCCACGTGGTAATCAAGGTACTGGAACACGCCAGGGACGTTGATCCTCGTGACTCCATTGCAATGTTCGTTGACCTCTCAAAGCTTAAGCACCCAAATTTGTTGCCCCTCTCTGGTTACTGCATTGCAG GTAAGGAGAAGCTGGTACTGTACGAGTTTATGGCAAACGGCGATTTGGGGAGGTGGCTACACGAGCTTCCAACGGGGGACACCAACGTGGAGGACTGGACACGCGACACGTGGGAGATTCAAAACGGCGTCGTTGAGGGGTCATCAGAGAAAATGGGGTGGCTAACACGTCACCGTATTGCGGTTGGGATAGCGCGTGGACTAGCTTACCTTCACCACGCGGGTTCCAAACCCGTCGTGCACGGCCACCTCGTTACCTCCAACATTCTACTCGCCGACGATTTCGAGCCACGAATATCGGATTTCGGGCTGCGGGGAGAACCGAATCCGAATTGCGGGACGGAGGGTGACGTGTACTGCTTCGGGATGGTGCTGATGGAGATGTTGACAGGGAAGACAGGGTCGGAGGAAACGGTGAGCGCGGTGAGGAAGGCGGTGAGGGAAGGGGAGGGGGTTAGGGTTCTGGAGGAGAGGCTGCGAGTGGGCGGTGAGTGGGAGAGTGAGATGGTGGAGAGCCTCCGAGTGGCGTACCTTTGCACAGCTGAGTCGCCTTCCAAGAGGCCCACTATGAGGCAGGTTTTGGGCTTGCTCAAAGACATTAGTCCAAACCAACCACTTACCCCGAGTTGA